The following are encoded together in the Diachasmimorpha longicaudata isolate KC_UGA_2023 chromosome 3, iyDiaLong2, whole genome shotgun sequence genome:
- the LOC135160648 gene encoding CD2 antigen cytoplasmic tail-binding protein 2 homolog isoform X1 translates to MSKRKYDDILTDEKSWSAATRANENQHTLDSDEEDDEVKEDNYNVMNPDDLEGTEEGPMAAETNVGFTAFNMKEELEEGHFDKDGHYLWNKEKEIRDNWLDNIDWIQIKPTQSAEGKSDKKNDEENGLADSDSDEESDVMFDPIPLYKQILEYLKPGETVSKALCRLGKGKKQISSAERWRRKKAGLSETDENSDKIIKLTELANELLTRTGNMDIYQEAYEQIKRKIDKSGKQSHPSKQEAELDMYSDDFDTKEKEKLVETNQAGTSSKMDEETSEPVDTEVTWELKWSLEENSEAHGPHTSQQMHKWAKEGYFKNSGWVRRKGQLGSFYSAARLDFELYMNFGTVRVNFGAFPETDSRYI, encoded by the exons ATGTCGAAACGAAAATATGACGATATTCTCACGGACGAGAAGAGTTGGTCAGCTGCGACGAGAGCAAATGAGAATCAGCATACCCTCGATTCTGATGAGGAGGATGATGAGGTCAAGGAAGATAATTACAATGTGATGAATCCCGACGACCTAGAGG gaaCGGAGGAAGGGCCAATGGCAGCTGAGACCAACGTTGGGTTCACAGCTTTCAACATGAAGGAAGAACTGGAAGAGGGTCACTTTGATAAGGACGGTCATTATCTCTGGAATAAAGAAAAAGAGATCAGGGATAATTGGCTGGATAATATTGATTGGATTCAG ATTAAACCAACTCAATCAGCAGAAGGGAAAAGCGATAAgaaaaatgatgaagaaaatgGTCTGGCGGATAGTGATAGTGACGAAGAGTCAGATGTGATGTTCGACCCAATTCCACTGTACAAACAGATACTGGAATACTTGAAACCTGGTGAGACGGTGTCAAAGGCGCTTTGCAGATTAG GGAAAGGAAAGAAACAGATCTCTTCTGCGGAAAgatggaggagaaaaaaagctGGATTGAGTGAGACAGATGAGAATTCCGATAAAATTATCAAACTCACGGAACTTGCTAATGAGTTATTAACAAGGACAGGGAATATGGATATTTACCAAGAGGCATATGAGCAGATTAAAAGAAAG ATTGATAAATCCGGAAAACAGTCACACCCATCGAAACAGGAAGCTGAATTGGACATGTACTCTGACGATTTCGACacgaaagagaaagagaaattgGTGGAAACAAATCAAG CTGGTACGTCATCAAAAATGGATGAAGAAACATCTGAACCAGTAGACACTGAAGTGACATGGGAATTGAAGTGGTCACTCGAGGAAAACAGTGAAGCTCATGGTCCACACACCAGCCAACAGATGCATAAATGGGCTAAAGAGGGTTATTTCAAAAATAGTGGCTGGGTCCGTCGCAAGGGACAACTCGGTTCATTTTACAGTGCTGCGAGACTAGATTTTGAACTCTACAT GAACTTCGGAACAGTCAGGGTAAATTTTGGTGCATTCCCTGAAACTGATTCAAGATATATTTAG
- the LOC135160648 gene encoding CD2 antigen cytoplasmic tail-binding protein 2 homolog isoform X2, which translates to MSKRKYDDILTDEKSWSAATRANENQHTLDSDEEDDEVKEDNYNVMNPDDLEGTEEGPMAAETNVGFTAFNMKEELEEGHFDKDGHYLWNKEKEIRDNWLDNIDWIQIKPTQSAEGKSDKKNDEENGLADSDSDEESDVMFDPIPLYKQILEYLKPGETVSKALCRLGKGKKQISSAERWRRKKAGLSETDENSDKIIKLTELANELLTRTGNMDIYQEAYEQIKRKIDKSGKQSHPSKQEAELDMYSDDFDTKEKEKLVETNQAGTSSKMDEETSEPVDTEVTWELKWSLEENSEAHGPHTSQQMHKWAKEGYFKNSGWVRRKGQLGSFYSAARLDFELYM; encoded by the exons ATGTCGAAACGAAAATATGACGATATTCTCACGGACGAGAAGAGTTGGTCAGCTGCGACGAGAGCAAATGAGAATCAGCATACCCTCGATTCTGATGAGGAGGATGATGAGGTCAAGGAAGATAATTACAATGTGATGAATCCCGACGACCTAGAGG gaaCGGAGGAAGGGCCAATGGCAGCTGAGACCAACGTTGGGTTCACAGCTTTCAACATGAAGGAAGAACTGGAAGAGGGTCACTTTGATAAGGACGGTCATTATCTCTGGAATAAAGAAAAAGAGATCAGGGATAATTGGCTGGATAATATTGATTGGATTCAG ATTAAACCAACTCAATCAGCAGAAGGGAAAAGCGATAAgaaaaatgatgaagaaaatgGTCTGGCGGATAGTGATAGTGACGAAGAGTCAGATGTGATGTTCGACCCAATTCCACTGTACAAACAGATACTGGAATACTTGAAACCTGGTGAGACGGTGTCAAAGGCGCTTTGCAGATTAG GGAAAGGAAAGAAACAGATCTCTTCTGCGGAAAgatggaggagaaaaaaagctGGATTGAGTGAGACAGATGAGAATTCCGATAAAATTATCAAACTCACGGAACTTGCTAATGAGTTATTAACAAGGACAGGGAATATGGATATTTACCAAGAGGCATATGAGCAGATTAAAAGAAAG ATTGATAAATCCGGAAAACAGTCACACCCATCGAAACAGGAAGCTGAATTGGACATGTACTCTGACGATTTCGACacgaaagagaaagagaaattgGTGGAAACAAATCAAG CTGGTACGTCATCAAAAATGGATGAAGAAACATCTGAACCAGTAGACACTGAAGTGACATGGGAATTGAAGTGGTCACTCGAGGAAAACAGTGAAGCTCATGGTCCACACACCAGCCAACAGATGCATAAATGGGCTAAAGAGGGTTATTTCAAAAATAGTGGCTGGGTCCGTCGCAAGGGACAACTCGGTTCATTTTACAGTGCTGCGAGACTAGATTTTGAACTCTACATGTGA
- the LOC135160647 gene encoding leucine-rich repeat protein 1 translates to MKINCNIEVVNRALPAPRKKAQRSCLAIARQSVKNNELHLLLQQTTQNKLGTKYKIDQNIEKVFTKFVNNGKATIRFKEPPHDLNIQCDSILLKSFLRTLELGLCKKLDPSVLGVSNMNPKNIVQAPKTKVTIKTKADYPVLQGFPRTTEELNIVGLERKSFDRQILKLQSLRVLNLSDNKITSLPKELSALPSLTELIVSNNSLGSGGNNKFGWMGEGNLSKTLRLLNLSGNGLTYLPNQIGKLRKLVTLNVSCNALTILPTSIGTLSSLKYLDVSHNSIDSLPGSLMKFRLESLNIAHNPEISQTRLQPFAVNFDVSSLTQLGAQKVLHYRLPYDASTIPFTLVPFLDNAAYCICGKAVVGRYNCLETSRNVSRIAKEVTASADTSVSFRCVVCSHECVKGLLFPR, encoded by the exons ATGAAGATCAATTGTAACATTGAAGTGGTGAATAGAGCACTACCTGCTCCAAGGAAAAAAGCACAACGATCTTGTTTAGCTATTGCAAGACAGTCGGTAAAAAATAACGAACTGCATCTTCTCCTTCAACAAACTACACAGAATAAATTAGGAACTAAATACAAg ATTGACCAGAATATTGAGAAAGTCTTCACAAAATTCGTGAACAATGGAAAGGCAACGATTCGGTTTAAGGAGCCTCCGCACGACCTAAATATTCAGTGCGATTCCATactgttgaagagttttctCCGCACGTTGGAACTTGGCCTATGTAAGAAACTGGATCCTTCGGTACTCGGTGTATCCAATATGAATCCAAAGAACATTGTACAAGCCCCGAAGACTAAAGTTACCATCAAGACGAAGGCAGATTATCCAGTGCTGCAAGGTTTTCCAAGAACCACTGAGGAATTAAACATCGTTGGCTTAGAGAGAAAATCATTTGACCGTCAGATATTGAAACTGCAAAGCCTGCGAGTGTTGAATTTATCCGACAACAAAATAACGTCCTTACCGAAAGAGTTGTCTGCATTACCGTCTCTAACTGAATTAATTGTATCCAACAATTCACTTGGAAGTGgaggaaataataaattcggtTGGATGGGTGAGGGGAACCTCTCCAAAACATTGAGGCTCTTGAATTTGAGTGGAAATGGA CTAACTTATCTACCAAATCAAATAGGAAAACTGAGAAAATTGGTGACATTGAATGTCAGCTGCAATGCCTTGACAATTCTTCCCACAAGTATTGGAACTTTATCATCGTTGAAATATCTAGATGTATCACATAATTCTATAGACTCTCTCCCAGGGAGTCTAATGAAGTTCCGTTTAGAGAGCCTCAACATCGCTCACAATCCCGAAATTTCTCAAACCAGGCTTCAACCCTTTGCTGTGAATTTCGATGTATCGAGCCTTACACAGTTGGGAGCACAGAAGGTTTTACACTACAG ACTGCCTTATGATGCAAGCACCATACCATTTACCCTGGTCCCATTTTTGGATAACGCAGCATACTGCATATGCGGTAAAGCTGTTGTGGGCCGATATAATTGCCTGGAGACATCCAGGAATGTGAGCCGAATAGCAAAAGAAGTCACTGCCTCAGCGGATACCAGTGTTTCGTTTCGATGTGTCGTATGCTCTCATGAGTGTGTTAAAGGTCTGTTATTTCCGCGATAA